The sequence below is a genomic window from Deltaproteobacteria bacterium.
CCACGTGGGAGACGGAAACATACACACCACCTTTGTCATCGATCTGACGGATCCGAAGCACTGGGAACGCCTGAAACCCGCGGCCCTCGAACTGGTCGAGCTTTCCTTTCAGATGAACGGCACCATCAGCGCGGAACACGGAACCGGACTGACGCGGGCTCCTTTTATCGCCCGGGAGATGGGGGAAAGCTTTCACGTCATGGAGACCCTCAAGCAGGCCATGGATCCCAAGAACATCCTGAATCCCGGAAAAATGGGATTCGACCGGGGCGTGGACGACGTGTACAACCACTTCGCTTTCGGTTCCCTCATGAAGGGGAGGCAAGGGTTCCAATCGTTCGGCACGTTCGAGGATGACGAGATTCTGGCGTGCGTACAGTGCGGATTCTGCAGAAACGGTTGTCCGACGTTCAGTGTGAGCAAGCGGGAATCCCGAAATGCGCGGGGCCGGAATATCCTCGCCTACCACATGATGACCGGCCGGCTGGAACCCTCGCAAGAGCTGGCGGATACGTTTTTCCGTTGCACCACCTGCGGCACGTGCACCTACTACTGCCCCGCTCAGATCAAGGTTCCTGAAATCGTGAAGAAATGCCGGGACCGGCTGGCGGAAAGCGGCTTTCTGCCTTCTTCCTATAGGGCCGTCCTGGACAGCATCGAACGTACCGGCAATCCGTTTGGAAGCAGCCGCGAAGAACGGATCTCCGTGTATCCCTCGGCTGTGAGAAAAGCCATCCAGGAGAATCGGTTTCCCGAAAAGGCCGACACCCTCCTGTTCATGGGGTGCGTGCCCAGCTATGTGGACATGAAAATTGTGCCCAGCTTCATCCAGAACATCGAGCGAGCGGGCATCGATTTCACCTCTTTTGCCACGAACGAAAACTGCTGCGGCCTGCCGCTCTACCTCTCAGGGTCCGGCGAGTTCGAAGGGTTCGCCCGGCGACAGATCGAAAAGATCAACGCCGTGGGTGCTGGAACCATGGTGACCCCGTGCGCCGGATGCTACCATAGTTTTAAGGACCTGTACGCCAAGGTTGGCGGCCTCGAGCCCGCCTTGATCCATGCCGTGCAATATCTCGAACAACTGCTCGACTCGGGTCGTCTCCAATTCAGCACTTCCGTGCCCCAACGCGTGACCTATCACGATCCTTGCGACCTGGGGCGGCGTTTGGGCATCTTCGAGGCTCCGCGGAACATCCTGAAAAAGATACCTGAACTGGAATTTGTGGAAATGGAACGCAACCGGCTCAAATCGAGATGCTGCGGCGCCGGGGGCGGTGTCTCTGCCGTGGATCCGGAGATGAGCCTGGCCATGGCCAAAGAGCGGGTCAAGGACGCCTTGAATGTGGGCGCCGCCATACTGGTGTCCGCATGCGCGTCGTGCAAGGACAATCTGAGAAAGGGGCTCAACGAATACCCGAAAGAGGACCGCAAACGCCTCAAAATCATGGACATCAATGAAATCGTCGCCAAAGCTTTAGGCAAGTAGGAATACGTCGAGGAGAACCCTTTGGAAAAGGGCTCCCCGGACACGCTCAAGATAGATTAAACAGAAAGAACTCATGCCTGCGCGTAAGGATTTTCAGAGCTCGAGTCGTCTGAAACAGATTATGGCCGATCATTTTCTCGAGCTGGACCGGGCCGCGAAACAAGGTTCTCCCAAAGTGGCCTGGTGCACCAGCGTGGGTCCGGCGGAACTGCTGAGGGGTATGGGCTATCTGGTCTATTTCCCGGAAAACCACGGAGCCTTGCTCGGGGCCTCGCGCCTGGCCACGGACCTGATTCCCACGGCCAATGCCATGGGCTATTCCCCGGACATCTGTTCCTACCTCACCTCCGATATCGGTTCCTACCTCAAGAAGGTTACACCGTTGACTCGGGCCTATGGCATCGAATCCGTGCCGAAGCCTGACGTGCTCGTATATAATACGAACCAGTGCCGTGACGTGAAAGACTGGTTCACCTGGTATGGCAGGGAATTCGACGTTCCTTGTATCGGAGTGGTGACCCACCGGGAGGTGGGCCGGGTTGAGGAGCATCACATCGGGTCCATAGCCCGGCAGATTCGAGACCTGGTGCCCGTCCTCGAAGAGGTTTCCGGCCGTAAATTGGACATGGATCGCCTCAAGGAAGCGGTGAAACTGTCCAAAAAGTGCACGGACCTGTGGAAATCCGTTCTCGACACGGCAGCCAACGTCCCGTCACCGCTCACGTTTTTCGACGCCACCATACACATGGGGCCCGCCGTGGTGGCCAGGGGCACTCAGGTTGCCGTGGATTACTATGAAGAACTCCTGGAAGAACTCGATGAACGGGTTTCGTTCGGTGTGGCGGCGGTCCAAGGCGAGCATGTGCGCCTCTATTGGGAAGGCATGCCGATTTGGGGCAAACTCAGAAACCTGAGCGAACTGTTTGCCGGATTGAAAACGTGCGTGGCGGCGTCCACCTATTGCAACAGTTGGATCTTCGAGGCCATGGATCCGGAGGAGCCCTTTGAGAGCATGGCCCGGGCATACCTTGAGCTGTTCATTGCGCGGGACGAAGCGTACAAAGAGGAATATATCAAAGACCGCTGTGAGCAGTTCCACCTGGACGGCATCGTGTATCATGACGCCAAAACATGCCCGAACAACTCGAACAGCCGATACGGTATGCCCGACCGCCTGTCTAGGGAACTGGGCATCCCGGCTCTGATCCTCAACGGCGACCTCAACGACCTGCGCTGCTATTCCGAGGAACAGGCCACCACCAACATCGAGGCCTTCATCGAGCAGATTGTGGAGGGATGAAGGCTATGGTATGCGGGGGAACACTGTTCCCCCGCGCCCCCTTTGCGGGTTCCATCCCGCCTTCGGCGGGAAGGAAGCGAGGGTGTGTTGCCAGTAGGGGCGTATGGGGCGTATAGGGCGTATGGCAATACGCCCCTACTCAAACATACGATATCATAACTATGCCTCAACCCTGCTTTTCCGGGATCGACGTGGGAGCTTCCGCCGTCAAAGTGGTGGTCATCGACGATTCCGGAGACATTTTAGGACTGAACGTACGCCGATCCGGGCACGATTTCGAAGCCTCGGCGAAGGCGTCTTTTGATGCGGCCTTGGCTGCGGCGAATCTGGACTCGGGGGACATTGTCCGCATCGTATCCACCGGTTACGGGCGCAGGAACACGCTTTTTTCGGATTACACCCGGACGGAAATCGGGTGCCACGCCAGGGGGTGCTTTCACTATTTTCCCCGAGCCATCACGGTGGTGGATATCGGGGGCCAGGACAACAAGGTAATCAAACTCGACGACCGGGGCAGGCGGATCAACTTCAAAATGAACCGCAAGTGCGCGGCCGGAACGGGCGCTTTCCTGGAGGAAATGGCCAATCGCCTGTCCGTGCCTTTGGACGGTTTGGACAGTCTGGCTCGAAGCGCCGGCGGAGAGGCTACACTCGGCAGCTACTGCACCGTGTTTTCCGCTACCGAAGTACTCGAGAAAATCCGGGCAGGAACACCTCTGGCGGACCTGGTCAAAGGCATTTTTCGTTCAGTGGTAAAGCGGGTCATGGAAATGGAACCCCTCACCGGGACGGTTGTGGCCACTGGCGGAGTGGTGGCGCACAATCCCGGCATGGTCGCGATTCTCGAGGAAGAGATCGGCCGGCCGGTTCTCGTTCCGCCACATCCCCAATGCACCGGGGCCCTGGGCGCCGCACTGTTCGCCCGCGATTCGGAGGAGTAGTTTCTGTAAGAGAGCCGGGGGAACGAAGTTCCCCCGGACCCCCTAGGCGGGCGGCGCCCCGCAAAGCGGGGAGCCGCTCATGGGCCGCAAATCCTTTAAGTATACAAAATAGGGCGCCATCGATCCACCGGTTGCGGCGCGCAGCGGCGCTTGCCGTCACATTGCGAACGGAGGAACAAACGCGTAGGGGCGTATTGCAATACGCCCTCCGGACCGGATCGCGGTTTCGCGAAGCGAGACCGCGTGCATAAAAAGTCTGGGAGGGGGTCCGGGGGACCGGTGGTCCCCCGGCCGCCGGAGGCTTTCTTTAAACGACACTTAAGGAGGGAGAGCATGAGCCGCTGGATGCATGCCGGTGATATCATTCGAATGGGGGCCTACTTTTATCCGGACAAGATGGGGGCCAAGGACTTGTACCGGTCCCTGACGTTCAGGGAATGGAACGAGCGGTGCTGTCGTCTGGCCAACGGATTGCTGGGGCTGGGACTCGAAAAGAACGATAAGGTCGCCATCATCGCGTACAACTGCCTCGAGTGGATGGAAATCTATGGCGCGGTGGCTAAGGCCGGCCTGGTGGCGGTTCCCATCATGTTCCGCCTGACGCCGGTCGAGTACAGGTATATTCTGGACAACAGTGAAGCCAAGGCCTTCATTGTGGCCGGTGCGTTTACTGAAGGCGTGGATTCGATCCGTTCCGGACTGACCAATATCCCTGCCTCGAACTACATTTTCTTTGGCGACGGTCCGGCCCCGGAAGGGTACACGCACTACGAGGATCTGATTGCCGGAGCGCCCGCGGAAGAACCCGGCGTGAAGGTGGATCACAGGGACGCCTGGGTCATCATGTACACGTCCGGCACCACGGGCAAACCCAAGGGCGTGGTCCGGTCCCACGAGAGCTTCATGGCCCAGTATCTGACGAACATCATCGAACTGGGCTTCAACCGGGACGACATCGGCCTCATGGTCATGCCCATGTGCCATATCAACTCGATCTTTTATTCCTTTGTGTTTACGTACACGTATGGGGGCGTGTGCGTGTACAATGTGGTCAGCTTCGACCCGCAACATCTTTTGAAAACCCTGGCTGAAGAGGGGATTACGTTCACCTCGCTGGTGCCCACCCATTACATCATGATGCTCGCGCTGCCCGAGGAAGTGAAACGCAGCTTTGACGTGAGCCGTGTGCGCAAACTCATGTGCTCGAGCGCTCCCGCCCGGCGAGACACCAAGATCGACATTATGAACTATTTCAAAAACTCGGAGCTGTACGAGGCGTATGGTTCCACCGAGGCCGGACTGGTGACGCTGCTCCGGCCCGAGGACCAGATGCGTAAATTGGGCTCCATCGGTCGCGAGCTGATCGCCACGGACCGGATCAAGTTGTTGGATCCGGACGGCAACGAGGCGCCCGTGGGCCAAGTGGGGGAACTGTATTCCAGAACTCCCATGATTTTCGACGAATACTGGAAAATGCCCGAAGCCACCAAAGCGGCGTTTCACGGGGAATGGTTCAGCGCCGGCGACATGGCTCGAATGGACGAGGACGGCTACTATACCCTGGTGGATCGCAAAAAGAACATGATCATCACGGGCGGTGAAAACGTGTATCCTTCGGAAGTCGAAGACGCGGTGGGATCCTTCCCTGAAGTGAAGGACGTGGCCGTCATCGGCATTCCGGATCCCAAATGGGGGGAAGCGATCAAAGCCATTGTGATTTTGCACAAAGGCGTCGAGCCGAGCGACGAGCTGGCCAAAGCCATCATGACCCACACCAGAAAACGCATTGCCGGATTTAAGTGCCCCAAAAGCATGGACTTTATCAGCGAGGGCGATATGCCGAGAACCGGCACCGGAAAGATCCTGCACCGGGTGCTTCGAGAACGATACGGCAAATGGAGCGATAATCAGTAGAAGGGGGAAGAGCCGGGGGACCACAGGCCCCCCGGACCCCCTGTTGCGGCGATGGGATCGTATCCCGCCGGCGGCGGGATACGATCCCATCGCGACGCAGGATGACACGCAGGGCGGGTTCCTTCGACCGGTTCGACCAGCTCACAGCGGGCAGGCTCAGGATCTGCGACAAACCCGCCCGCTGCGTCTTTTTGCAGGCGTCAAATCATCGGTTGCGGCGCGAAGCGGCGCAACCCGCGTAACGTTTTTTGGGAGGAGGTTCGGAGGAAGCCTTTTTTTCAAAAAAGAGTTCCTCCGGGGTCCTTAGAATTTTATCCCTCAGGAGGTTGTATGTTCAGTAAAGCGTATATTCCGCACAGAGGTTATTTTTGTTCCCCGTTTGTACGATGGCAGGGGAGCTTTCAGAATGAAAACGCCATCGAACTCGCCGCTACGGTGGTCCGCAAGGGACTGGCGGACCGGAACATCGATCCCAAGTCCTTCGACGGGCTGTTCCTGGGATACACCATCCCGCAGGTGAGCTGTTTTTACGGCGCGCCTTGGCTGGCCGGCATGATCGGAGCGGAAGGAGTCAGCGGTCCCATCTTCAGCCAGGCCTGCGCCACCGGCGCCACGGAATTGGCTCACGCGGCCATGGCCGTGGACACGGGCGCAAACTCGAATATTATCGCGGTGACGGCGGACCGGTGTTCGAACGGACCCCACCTGGTGTACCCCAATCCAAACGGACCGGGCGGCATGCCCATAAAAGAAGACTGGGTGATGGATAATTTCGGCAATGATCCATGGGCAAAGAACGCCATGATCCAGACAGCCGAAAACGTGGCCAAAGACACGACCTTCACCCGTGAAGATTGCGACGAGCTGACCCTGAAGCGGTATCGGCAGTACATAGCCGCCCTCGAGAACGACCGGGCGTTTCAGAAGCAATACATGGTTGCCGCCGAAATTAGGATGGGCAAGAAGATGGTGGTGGTGGACGCGGACGAAGGCGTTATGGAAACCACGGCGGAGGGCCTTGGGCGCCTCAAACCCGTTATTCCCGGCGGCATTCACACCTTCGGATCTCAAACCCACCCGGCCGACGGCAACGCCGCCGTCATCGTGGCTACGAAAGACCAGGCTAAGGCCCTGAGCCAGGACAAAAGCGTGGTGATTCAGCTCCTGTCCTACGGGTACGCCCGAGCCAAAAAGGGATACATGGCCGCCGCCGTGGCGCCTTCCGCCCGGATGGCGTTGGATAAGGCAGGCATCAAGGTTTCGGACCTCAAGGCCGTGAAAACCCACAATCCGTTCGCGGTAAACGACCTGAACATGATACAAGAGATGGGACTGGATCCTGAAATCGTGAACAACTACGGTTCGTCCCTGATTTTCGGCCATCCCCAGGGACCCACGGGCGCAAGGTGCGTCATCGAACTGATCGAGGAACTGATTCTACTCGGCGGAGGATATGGTCTGTTCGCCGGGTGCGCCGCCGGCGACACGGCCGCGGCGCTTACGGTCAAAGTCGGGTGATCTCTTGTGGCATTGATAGATGATTGAAAAATAGTCTGAGGAAACCTTTTGAAAAAGGTTTCCTCAGACTCCTTCCCAAACCTCTTGAGTGGGTTGCGGCGCAACGCGCCGCAACCGGCTTCATTCAATATTTCAGCAGGCGATCGTTTTCTTTTTTCCCGACCTAATGTGTTGCACTAGCTTCCTTAGAACAAGGCGCACAAGAGGCGGGAACCTTCTCCCTCTGTCGCAGAACCCAAACCCCTTCTCCCTCTGTCGTCGATCCCGAGCCTGTCGAGGGGGGAGAAGGCCGGGATGAGGGCATGTTGTATTTCGATCGAATTCTGTATGAGCAATCCAAGAACAGGTATGCGCCTGATCCGGAAGGCTTCCCGGCTTGGTCTGAAGGATAGGAAGGCGGCTGCACGGCTACACCACAGCCGTGCTTGGCCTCACTCCTCGGGCGGAGCCTCTTGTTGCTTCACGACACGGACAGCACGTTGTCCATTCCACGGACTATACGGAGCGAGGGGCATTGTAGGTTGGGTTAGCGAGCAAAGCGAGCGTAACCCAACCTATTGGAATTGTTGGGTTTCGCTATGCTCTACCCAACCTACGGACGCCCGCCCACGCGTTTCATAGCTTCCGGGGGCGCCGGAAAGGCGACCCTTCTTGGCCCGTCAGGGTTGCCGCGCACGGTGCGATCGGGGTTGGGCAACCGTATCCTTCCGTTCGATCGTCCGAAAACGCGACCGTAGGGGCACGGCATGCCGTGCCCCTAGTCATACGTGTTCACGCACTCCATGTAATCTTCCTTTGTCATGTTGCCGATGCCGCACCAATACGCCGGCCAGTTGATGTCATCGATCGGGCCGGCATTGTTGTGGCCCGAGTAGTAATACCCCGAATAGGCCTGGCGAAGCGTCGGATCGGTTTGAAGCTTCGGGAAAAGGGCAACCAGGGCCGATTCTAAACCGGCTTCGGTCGAAGCGTAGGCGTTCGTAAACGTGTAATACGGTCCGAACACCGGTGCGGCGTCGCCGAAGTGGTACGCCGTCGAACGGTAGTCGATGGGCGTCCAGTCGCTGCTTTCGATCCTTATGACCTTGAAGGCGGAGTCATTGCCGAACAGCGGGCTGATGGCGGGCGTGACCAGGATAACAGTCTGCGAAGCGCCGTTCTCGTTCACATCCAGCCTGTATTCATCCATGTGGGTATGTCCTGCAAACGCCACATCGATCATGTCCACGTAGGTGTCGACGATGTTCAGAAAACGATCCTGGTATTCCGTTTTCCACATGGTGGAGGCGTCGGAGATGCGGCCGGCCGGGTCCATGTACTTTGTCACGGTGGAATAGATATCGGCCCCCGGAGGAATGTGCATGACCAGCCAGACCCTCTTTTCTTGAGCCCTTGCGCCGGCCAGAGTCCGGTCAAGCCAGTCCAATTCTTGAGAGACGGCGCCTTCGATATCCGTGGCGGCGTTCGGTGAAAAGAGGATGGTATTCAAGGAGATGAACATCACAGGGCCGACGGACATGGCATAATAGCCTCCCGCCCGGTAGGTCTCGACGTAGCCGGCATAATCCGCCTTCTCCAAAAGGAGTGTGGAATACAACAGATCGGCGGTGTCCGCCAGAAATGCCCCGCCCGGGTCGATCTTGTAGTCGCCTTCATAGGAATCGTTGTTTCCGAGCGTGAAGACGACCGGTATTTGGCCCAAATAATCGCGCACTTGGGCTGCGAAGAAGGCGACCGTCTTATAGGTAAAGGCGCGCATCGCCGCCTCGTCCTCGGACCCGTACAGGGTGTAGAACTTCTTGCTGAATCCGTGCGTCAGCATGTCGCCCGAGAAAACCACGACCGGATTTGCCGCGCTTTGCGTGCGGAGCGCTTCAAGCATGCGAACCAAGAGGGGATAGTTCGTTTCATTTTCCCAGGGCTCCGGATCGGTCACAGCGGAACTTTGAAAAATGTCGTTCCATTGGTTTTCAGGTGAATTCATCAGCGAGTCGAAGATGGCCGGATCGTAGAACGGATTGAAGTGCACGTCCGAAAAAACTACGACGGATGATCGGCCGTTTCCGCCGCCTCCGCATCCGGCGGTAAATAGGAAGAGTGCGGCTGCAAGGATCATGCAGGCACGAAGGCGCCGGTTATGTCTCAAAAGATTCAGCATATGATCCTATCTCACGGAGCATGGGCTCCGTTAATGACATGGGATATTTGTTTCGCCGGCGGCGTGTCCCGATGTTCAGCTTCCGGAAAGCGCCTTTCAAAGCCGGGAAGCGCGATGGGGCCTCGTTAACACCCTGGTCCCGATCAAGCCCTTTATCCGGTTCGGAGGGAGAGCGCTCAAACAAAATGGATATTCTGCCAAAACAGCAGAATTCGTTACAAGACAAAAAGTTGTTTGCAGCATATAGTACAGCTGTTAATATTTAGTTTCACCTGGCTATTGGAATCAGGTTGCTCGGCGCACGGTTTCTGACTTGGATGAGGGTCTCCGGTCAAAAAAAGGCGCTACTGAACCCCGATTGAACACGGACACTGGAGGTACTAAAGTGGCCATACCCGATTTTCAGTCGATCATGCTTCCACTGTTGGAATACCTATCGGACGGGGTTGCGAGATCCAACGCGGAGATCTTCGAAGGGCTGGCTCGTACGTTCAAGCTTACCGAGCAGGAAAAACTTGAACTGCTTCCAAGCGGGAAGAAGCGGGTCTTCGTGCAGCGACTTGGCTGGGCCAAGGCGCATTTAAGAGGGGCCGGTCTGATCGAATGTCCGGCAAAAGGTTCCTACACAATTACAGAGGAAGGTAAGGATCTGCTGAGTAAAGGCCTATCCGGAATTCAAGTGAAGGACTTGCTGCAGATCAAGGACTATCTGAACACCAGCGGTAAAGAAAGCGACAGGAGAATACCTTCGAAAATCGAGCAGACACCCCAAGAGCAATTCGAATCCGGGTATACACGGATGATGGGCCAGCTTACGGCCGAACTCCTCAAGAGTGTGAAGGAGTGTTCGCCTTATTTCTTCGAACGGCTCGTCGTCGATCTGCTTCTTGCCATGGGATACGGTGGGTCCCGCCTGGAGGCCGGGAGTACTACGTCAAAAACCGCGGATGGAGGCATTGATGGTATCATCAAGGAAGATCGGCTGGGTCTCGATGTGATATATCTTCAAGCCAAACGCTGGGAACAAAATGTGACCAGGCCGGAAATACAGAAATTCGCCGGGGCCCTTCAGGGAAGAAGAGCGAGAAAAGGCGTATTCATCACCACTTCGGGATTTACGGATCAGGCTCTCGAGTTTGCGGGCAGCATCGAAAACAAAATCGTCCTGATTGACGGTGTGCGGCTGGCGGAACTCATGATCGAACATAACGTGGGTGTTTCCGTAGAACAGACCTATGAATTAAAAAGGATAGACTCGGATTATTTCGCCGAAGAATAGAGTTCGTATTGTCTTCGGTCAGATAGGTGAACTCAATTCGCACATAACGTTCACAATGTCGTGGCGGGGGGGGTGAGGTGGCGATTTGCGACCACGTCCGCGTTCCCACCGCACCCATCCATTCCGTTATAAACCAATCAGGGGAGGATCGACATGAGCGTTCCCATGATATTTATTCCGGGCATCAAGGGCACCAAGTTGGTGGAAACCAACAAGGTATCGCACGACGTCATCTTTTCCGGCCTGCAAAGCAACTTTGAAACCATTGAGGACCTTGAGCTGACGGGGCCGTATCCCTTCCCGGAAGGGTACCGGTACGACCGCAAGGTGGACGCCATTATCCGGGCGGGGGAACTCGAGGGGCTGGCTTACGCGGAATTCCTGTTCGACATGAACGACGTGGAACACATCGGTCCCATCTATATTTTCAACTACGATTGGCGGCGTTCCTGCCGGGAAAACGGCCGGCTTCTGCACGAATTCGTCGAATACCTGATCAAGAAGTCGGAAGCCATCGGGAGAAACTTTACGGAATTTAATTTCGTCACTCACAGCCTGGGGAATTTCGTGCTGCGAAACTACCTGATGCGGTCCGGCTTTGACCGGGTGCACAAGATCGTGTTCGTGGCGCCCCCGTTTCGGGGTTCCATCTCCATGGCCTCGGTAGTGCTCACGGGCCAGGGCTGGTTCGAGAGCGTGCGCCGCAAAATCCGGAAACTGATCAAGACGTTTCCAGGCGCTCTCGAATTGCTTCCCTCCTACGACAAGGCGAGTGTGTTTGACACGGCGCCGTTGGCGCATCGCTTTTTCGAGTTCGACGACTGGCAGGAGAACGTGCGAACCGACGACGAACACGACTATCCGGAGCGGTTCAAAAGGACCCTCGAGTACGCCCGGGATACGGTGGAACATCACCTCGCGGACCTCGCGGCCTTGCCCGAAGCGCAGAGGGAACGCATCCTGGTGATCGCGCGCCACGGGTACGAGACGTATCAGTCCCTCAAAGTGATTCGAACGCCCGATGAGGGCCCGGCCAATTTCTTCGATTTTGAAAACGCATGCAAAACCAGCGACGGCGACTCAGCGGTCCCCCATGTGAGTTCGTGCTGCTGGGCCGACTCGGTATTGACCCTGATGCTCGACGACGCGTGGCTGTTCCGGGAATACAGCCATGCCTTCGTGCTAAAGGACGAGCGGGTCCAGACCCTGGTGGAGCGGTTCTTCTCGGATACCAAACCGTTCGATTACCGCATTCCGGGCGGATCCGTGAAAAAGGTCGAAGGGGTGAAGGCCGTGGCGTGCGGTAAAGGTCTCAAGAAGTGGGAAACGGTCTTCGCGTAGCAGGGACAGGTAAAGAAAACCCTTTGGGGGAACCTTTGGGAAAGGGTTGCCTGGACCGATTCAAGAAGTGTTTGAGTGGATTTCGCCGCCTTCGCGCCGCAGCCAGGTTTTGAGTTTCTGCCTGGTGGTTGGGGAACGTATGAAGAAAGGTTCCCCGACACCTCCCAAAGCTGCCGAATTGAGCGCCTCCCGAAGGGTGGCGCCTGCCTGAACCGTTTTGAAAAGGGGGATCC
It includes:
- a CDS encoding FAD-binding protein — encoded protein: MELAETIRGIVGIPNVIEERAERLCYSRDMSVHEGVPDLIVYAENTDQVSRIMKAANERSIPVTARGSGTSVTGAVLPTQGGILLDLSSMNRILEISPENFYVRLEPGVICGKLNEELAKYRMFFPPDPGSSAIATLGGMVSTNASGLRAVKYGTTKEYIKGLEVVLADGTVIHTGTRAPKSATGYDLTHLFVNSEGTLGIVTEIMVKIEPLPEYVAFAMALFENLDDAGMAVKHILTSGIPLCAGEIMDRESIRVVRNAMKMDIPDIEAMLIMEVDGHKEAVKEQMDAIKRICGEHHGLQVRWSDDPQERGMMWRGRAGLVPALSRIKPGYRLVPISEDFGVPIDRIPEMIRGAQEVAKKYDVMIATFGHVGDGNIHTTFVIDLTDPKHWERLKPAALELVELSFQMNGTISAEHGTGLTRAPFIAREMGESFHVMETLKQAMDPKNILNPGKMGFDRGVDDVYNHFAFGSLMKGRQGFQSFGTFEDDEILACVQCGFCRNGCPTFSVSKRESRNARGRNILAYHMMTGRLEPSQELADTFFRCTTCGTCTYYCPAQIKVPEIVKKCRDRLAESGFLPSSYRAVLDSIERTGNPFGSSREERISVYPSAVRKAIQENRFPEKADTLLFMGCVPSYVDMKIVPSFIQNIERAGIDFTSFATNENCCGLPLYLSGSGEFEGFARRQIEKINAVGAGTMVTPCAGCYHSFKDLYAKVGGLEPALIHAVQYLEQLLDSGRLQFSTSVPQRVTYHDPCDLGRRLGIFEAPRNILKKIPELEFVEMERNRLKSRCCGAGGGVSAVDPEMSLAMAKERVKDALNVGAAILVSACASCKDNLRKGLNEYPKEDRKRLKIMDINEIVAKALGK
- a CDS encoding 2-hydroxyacyl-CoA dehydratase, which produces MPARKDFQSSSRLKQIMADHFLELDRAAKQGSPKVAWCTSVGPAELLRGMGYLVYFPENHGALLGASRLATDLIPTANAMGYSPDICSYLTSDIGSYLKKVTPLTRAYGIESVPKPDVLVYNTNQCRDVKDWFTWYGREFDVPCIGVVTHREVGRVEEHHIGSIARQIRDLVPVLEEVSGRKLDMDRLKEAVKLSKKCTDLWKSVLDTAANVPSPLTFFDATIHMGPAVVARGTQVAVDYYEELLEELDERVSFGVAAVQGEHVRLYWEGMPIWGKLRNLSELFAGLKTCVAASTYCNSWIFEAMDPEEPFESMARAYLELFIARDEAYKEEYIKDRCEQFHLDGIVYHDAKTCPNNSNSRYGMPDRLSRELGIPALILNGDLNDLRCYSEEQATTNIEAFIEQIVEG
- a CDS encoding ATPase, which gives rise to MPQPCFSGIDVGASAVKVVVIDDSGDILGLNVRRSGHDFEASAKASFDAALAAANLDSGDIVRIVSTGYGRRNTLFSDYTRTEIGCHARGCFHYFPRAITVVDIGGQDNKVIKLDDRGRRINFKMNRKCAAGTGAFLEEMANRLSVPLDGLDSLARSAGGEATLGSYCTVFSATEVLEKIRAGTPLADLVKGIFRSVVKRVMEMEPLTGTVVATGGVVAHNPGMVAILEEEIGRPVLVPPHPQCTGALGAALFARDSEE
- a CDS encoding AMP-binding protein; protein product: MSRWMHAGDIIRMGAYFYPDKMGAKDLYRSLTFREWNERCCRLANGLLGLGLEKNDKVAIIAYNCLEWMEIYGAVAKAGLVAVPIMFRLTPVEYRYILDNSEAKAFIVAGAFTEGVDSIRSGLTNIPASNYIFFGDGPAPEGYTHYEDLIAGAPAEEPGVKVDHRDAWVIMYTSGTTGKPKGVVRSHESFMAQYLTNIIELGFNRDDIGLMVMPMCHINSIFYSFVFTYTYGGVCVYNVVSFDPQHLLKTLAEEGITFTSLVPTHYIMMLALPEEVKRSFDVSRVRKLMCSSAPARRDTKIDIMNYFKNSELYEAYGSTEAGLVTLLRPEDQMRKLGSIGRELIATDRIKLLDPDGNEAPVGQVGELYSRTPMIFDEYWKMPEATKAAFHGEWFSAGDMARMDEDGYYTLVDRKKNMIITGGENVYPSEVEDAVGSFPEVKDVAVIGIPDPKWGEAIKAIVILHKGVEPSDELAKAIMTHTRKRIAGFKCPKSMDFISEGDMPRTGTGKILHRVLRERYGKWSDNQ
- a CDS encoding thiolase family protein, with the protein product MFSKAYIPHRGYFCSPFVRWQGSFQNENAIELAATVVRKGLADRNIDPKSFDGLFLGYTIPQVSCFYGAPWLAGMIGAEGVSGPIFSQACATGATELAHAAMAVDTGANSNIIAVTADRCSNGPHLVYPNPNGPGGMPIKEDWVMDNFGNDPWAKNAMIQTAENVAKDTTFTREDCDELTLKRYRQYIAALENDRAFQKQYMVAAEIRMGKKMVVVDADEGVMETTAEGLGRLKPVIPGGIHTFGSQTHPADGNAAVIVATKDQAKALSQDKSVVIQLLSYGYARAKKGYMAAAVAPSARMALDKAGIKVSDLKAVKTHNPFAVNDLNMIQEMGLDPEIVNNYGSSLIFGHPQGPTGARCVIELIEELILLGGGYGLFAGCAAGDTAAALTVKVG
- a CDS encoding metallophosphoesterase, encoding MLNLLRHNRRLRACMILAAALFLFTAGCGGGGNGRSSVVVFSDVHFNPFYDPAIFDSLMNSPENQWNDIFQSSAVTDPEPWENETNYPLLVRMLEALRTQSAANPVVVFSGDMLTHGFSKKFYTLYGSEDEAAMRAFTYKTVAFFAAQVRDYLGQIPVVFTLGNNDSYEGDYKIDPGGAFLADTADLLYSTLLLEKADYAGYVETYRAGGYYAMSVGPVMFISLNTILFSPNAATDIEGAVSQELDWLDRTLAGARAQEKRVWLVMHIPPGADIYSTVTKYMDPAGRISDASTMWKTEYQDRFLNIVDTYVDMIDVAFAGHTHMDEYRLDVNENGASQTVILVTPAISPLFGNDSAFKVIRIESSDWTPIDYRSTAYHFGDAAPVFGPYYTFTNAYASTEAGLESALVALFPKLQTDPTLRQAYSGYYYSGHNNAGPIDDINWPAYWCGIGNMTKEDYMECVNTYD
- a CDS encoding restriction endonuclease, with protein sequence MAIPDFQSIMLPLLEYLSDGVARSNAEIFEGLARTFKLTEQEKLELLPSGKKRVFVQRLGWAKAHLRGAGLIECPAKGSYTITEEGKDLLSKGLSGIQVKDLLQIKDYLNTSGKESDRRIPSKIEQTPQEQFESGYTRMMGQLTAELLKSVKECSPYFFERLVVDLLLAMGYGGSRLEAGSTTSKTADGGIDGIIKEDRLGLDVIYLQAKRWEQNVTRPEIQKFAGALQGRRARKGVFITTSGFTDQALEFAGSIENKIVLIDGVRLAELMIEHNVGVSVEQTYELKRIDSDYFAEE